The genome window CTTATTTAGTTCCCCCAAGGGATTAAGTGACACAATGTGTAGCGTAGTGAAGACACAAAgactggaggggggagggcattGTTCTCAATGTCCCTCGTATAAGAACTCCCTCTCACTGAGGTCTCAAAACCCAAGCCTGCGCAGGGTCTGTCAGCTCACTGAAGCCTTCAGAGCTCATGTTTAAGATAGAAAAGGTGTATCTATGACTGATTACCCACCCGTGCTCTGGCGCATGGTGCGATCAGAAGCACGttgaggcaagaaatcttgtcccgacttACTTCTTCTTTGCGGTGCACCGAGAAAGTAGGAACGCTGGGGCAAATTTGCTTGTCCAGACGAGCTTCCTCTTACCCCACACATGGTTTTTGCGAGGAAAGCGAGACCACTTCTGGCACAACTTTTTGTGCCACAGCAGGGCAAGGGTGGGGAATAGCTGGCCGTGGATAATCAGCCTATGTGTGGGACATGTGATCTAATTAGAGAGAGTTTTGTTTTGTAGCCCTTCAGGAGAAGCAGACTTATACGCTGAGATAAATACTGTTTTGTGTTGTTCTTGTGGCAAGTGGGGGTAGATGGGGAAAATGATACATGGAGTTGCACTGAACAGAAAGTCAAACCAGTAGTCCTAGCCAAAGACTATGTTCTCCAAGGTCtatagtagaaggaggaggaggaggaagaggaggaggagtttggatttatatccccctttctctcctgcaggagactccaaggggcttacaatctccttgcccttcccccccccccacaacaaacaccctgtgaggtgggtggggctgagagagctccgagaagctgtgactagcccaagatcacccagctggcgtgtgtgggagtgtacaggctaatttgaattccccagataagcctccacagctcaggtggcagagctgggaatcaaacccggttcctccagattagatacacgagctcttaacctcctacaccactgctgctcaagaaccAGCCCAAGTGCTTATAGAGTGGGTACACAGAGGGCCAGCCCAAGTGCTTATAGAGTGGATACACAGAGGGCCAAAACATACTGTTAGGCCCCAGGAACTTGAtccaataatcagactctggTTCTTGATAAATTAACCTATTAAGCTACACAAGTCCAGACCACTGAGTCAAAGCCAGTTCTACCAGAGACACATATTCAGGTTACTCATTTATCCCctcagaatcccccctcccatattctcaaAGCAGCACATCTGCTAATTGTTGAATCCATTTGTACCCAGCACCAAGGTTATGCTATCAGCAGCAGATAACAATGCAAAGCTGTCTGGCTGCTAGGCCAGAGGTCAGATAGTAACTCGCCCCATGGCACCAGAACAGGGGAGGCCTGGTTGTCTAAACGTTACAAGCAGCCATAAGTTCCGATCAAGCAGCCATGGGCATATATATCAAAAGCGCAAAGCACATGAGCCCCCGGCATGCCAGGAACAACCAtgactcataggctcattccgcacatgcagaataatgcactttcaaactgttttcagtgctccttaaagctgtgcggaatggcaaaatccacttgcaaacagttatgaaagtggtttgaaaacacattattctgcgtgtgtggaaggggccatagtttctaTCACGGGCCTGTGTGATCTTCCAGTCATGCATGTATTATACAGTTAGCATGTATTGAGGATATTTCTATTCCTTCAGAGGCCAGTTGAGGTttcttacaattaaaacaacctaacaatataaaaacaagccacTGGACATAAAGAGTATAAAAACTAGACATGACTGTTTCAAAAGCTGGTGATATAACACCTCTAATTTCAAGCCAGAGTTAAAAGTAATGTTTTGGCCTAGCACCTAAAAGAGTAAAACAGGCATCAGATGAGCATCAAAAGAGGGTATTCCAGGGACGCAGTGttgccacagaaaatgccctttcTCTAGTCaccacccaagaagaagaagagtttggatttatatcccccctttctctcctgcaggagactcaaaggggcttacaatctccttgaccttgctccctcacaacaaacaccctgtgaggtgggtggggctgagagagctccgagaagctgtgactagcccaaggtcacccagctggcgtgtgtgggagtgcacaggctaatctgaattccccagataagcctccacagctcaggcagcagagctgggaaccaaacccggttcctccagattagatacatgagctcttaacctcctacgctcttaacctcttacaccacCCAGCTCACCTCTGAAGGAGGAGCACAAACTGtaggccattttttcttttctgcctaaTTTACATCCTTCGTTGATTCTGGGCTGCCCCTAAGAACAGGACCCCGTGCCTGttcaatgaaaataaaaataaagcagccctaaaactctttaaaaataattgttattAACTTTCTCAATATAGTTATACACAGtattagaaaaaataaataaacagaaaatagtAAGCCAGAACACAACAACAGAATGGATCTTAATATTCTGACATACAGACATATAAACATAATATCAATTTAACAAGTACTTATAGCCTTAACTATTAACATACTTATGTTATTGATTCAGCCTCATTCTGAGAAAATGCTTCCCACGTCTCATCAAACTCACTTGTCAactttctgtttgcaagatttgGCAGTTTCTTCATTGTAGTATATTCCCTTTCTTTATCTTATCAAATTTCTGTatttgagctagcctgggctgaCCAGGTCAGGGGTGACTAACGAGAACGCCCTTATGGAATTAGCCTTCTGATGGGTTTGGAAGTTGCATCAGGATAGGCATCTTACAAGGTGAGACAGGCATCTTGTTCTCTACACCCCCCATTGGGACAGTGTGGTCCCCTGAATTTTGTGCACGAAGACTCTTCCCCACAACCACCACCAGCAGTTCCGATCCATTGCTGGCTGTTGTAGTTTCTTTCTCCAGTGGTTATTTCCTGTCAATGCAGCTATTACTGTTGACTCCAATGAAAGGCGTTGCCAGCACAGGACGCTCCCAGTGGCTGgtttgaaaacagaggagagcAAAGTAACGCTCTGACTTTCACTTTCGTCGAGGAAGCCATGGCTGCAGGGAGCGCAGTCAAAGACCTGTGCGAAGAAGCCACCTGCTCCATCTGCCTGGACTTCTTCAGGGACCCGGTGATCCTCACAGAGTGCGGCCACAATTTCTGCCGAGCCTGCCTGACCCACAGCTGGGGGGACTTGCAGGGGGCGGCAGAGGCTTCCTGCCCACAATGCAGAGGAAGAGCACAAGGAGGGACCCTCCGGCCGAACCTGCAGCTGGCCAACTTTGTGGAAATTGCCAAAAGATTGTCGCTTCAGGAGGGAAAAGAGGCAGGTGTgaaggggggagaagaaaagggggggatctGCGAGAAGCACCGGGAGCCCCTGAGGTTTTTCTGCCAGGAGGACGAAGCCCCCGTTTGCCTGGTCTGCGGGATATCCAAGGAGCACAGAGATCAGGAAGTCAGTAAGAAATCAGTGGAGGGAGACTTTCTTGCAGTCTTGTGTGTGGGTTAACATTTCCCTTTGTTGGAAAGCTCCAGCTTGCAGTTGTTGGTACTTGCTAACTGTatgtattaatataatataaaatatatacactGTTATTGCTCCCACAACCACAAATTGACCCGCAAAACTGTGGCTAGTAATAGATccaaaaaaggaagagggagtTCTCTTTGTGATGGAAGGGAGGCTGCTACCtcacttccttcccccccccccatccccccatcccaCCATCCCACCATCTCCCCTGCCCTTTGTTGACTGTCCTATAAGTATTAATACCCAGCATTTCACTGTCAAGGCCCCCTTTGGCCAAGGAacctgtattgtattgtattgtattatttgatttgtataccgccctcccccgaagggctcagggcagagaacaacaacagcataatagcaaacatgCAGTTCAATCCCATTTCCTTCCCCTCAAGTGGGGGCCTTTTTGTTActtaaaactagcggggcccggccacgcgttgctgtggcaattgtccttctcatcacagtctgcaacccacacagatgtccatgcaggtccaatgatccccagcatagccttttggggtggtcaaatggaatccctctttcccttttcaatgcacatcgttatatggtggtgtcttgtttttttagtataaggtaaccctttccattccacaacggaactgtccagagtgcaaatcccgctgtccatgaggctggttgacacgcacagtcctggcttcatCTCTGTCTCAGCGCAAAACCTATTCTgaggacctctctctctctctctccctctctctctctctctctctctctttctctgggacaacctccctctctctctctctctctctctctctgggacaacctccaccccccaaatccaacTGATGGACAAACCCCATTTGATTACATCcagtttttaattaaaatgttttggggttctTTTCCTACTGAACAAGACAGTAGTTATATCCAGTCAAGGAAAGTTACagttgggaggtggggagggtgaCAAAAACTAAATGCATCCTGTTTCCTTGTTTTGTGCCTCAGGCAGTCGTGGCCGATAGAAAAGGGAGAGTTTGCCAAAAGCACCAAGAACCTCTAAAGCTCTTTTGCAAGGATGACGAAGCCCTCATCTGTGTGGTCTGTGACCGATCCAAGGAGCACAGAGATCACGAGACCCTTCCTCTTGACGAGGCCTCCCAAGAGTACAAGGTAGGAAATCCACAGGGGAAGAGCCGTGgatccttcccttttctttggtCTTTTTATGAGGGAACTCCCTGCAGGTTCTGCCTCAGCCTCTGGGCCGAATTGGAGAATGGAAACACCTCTTTGTTGCCTCCTTTCTGGCTTGGTGGCTCCCTGAGGTGTTGCTTTCTGCTCCCTGCTGAGGCTGAAGTGGGCCAAGATGATAAAGTGGGGAGATTGACTCATAGTCTGGCCATGTTGACCTCTGGCCAGCCAATTGCATGGCTGAGCTACAAGGGGACACCTGTCTGATTCCTAgttttccccacctcccccacacagAGACAGCTTTCTCAGCTTCAGCTGCTGTCCTTCAGTTGCTCTTGGCCTGGGGGAGAAAGACTCCAGCTTTAGTACCTGCTTGTGTCCCCCACTTGAATGCAGTAGCTATAAGATCAGTAGTTTAaatcagctggagatgccagagagtaaacctgggtgttgtgggtttactgggctgtgtggtcatggtttgGTAGTGTACCatcctgtgacatgcctctgaagatgccagccatagatttggtGAAACATtatgtcatggaagatgctatcgctacagtaaagggaagtcacatatgactgtgaaaagcatctttgccttttgatctcctggagggaggacaggaaactatgtagaggtgctaggatgaaacttcaaaggttttggaaacctcatggcgagcgggaTCGTCATACATTAGTATCAAAAAgtaccagacaacagccacattCCCCTGAAACCagcaacacccagttgattctggccgtgaagctttcaacaatatagtaaacctgggattttctgcatgccaaggggATGCTCTCCCCCGAACCATGGCTTTCCATTGCACCAGGGCACTATAAGAAATTCTTTCCAACCCCACAGCTGTGGTTGCATCCACAATGAGTTCCCCCTGCTTTGGTCTGCTCTTTCTTGGAAGAGCGTACCCAAAGAAAAATTGGGAAAGTTTGGAATGGAAGGTACGCATTTCTTCCATCATCCTCAGTCCAGTGCCATTTACATTCTTGCCTGCCATTTATTTTAGTGTCACTTCCTGGGAATATTTATAGTGACTACAAATAATTTTTGTTCACCCAAAAAACTTTCCTTTGGTGGGGCATGGGAGGAGAATGGCAGGCAGGAGGTCAGGCGCAGGGTCAGTCTCTGTCCCTCGGCATTCTTTGCATCTGATCCCATTACAGATGTGGGGCAGTTacgtctagtttggcccttaaagACAGTTTTGCTTCTTGTATGTTTTATAGTAAACTTCTAAAAAAGGAACCAGTCTCAGTTTCGAGTCTCTCTTCCTCTAGGATCGATTCCGTGCTTGTCTGGAGAAgctgaaggaggagagaaaaagagttgTAGTGTGTAAAGCTGGTGTAGTGAGGAAAAGCCAGAACCTACTAGTAAGTGTCAGCACGATTGGAAAGTGAACAATTTCTTGAACTAGCATTGGGGAAAGGTGtgcaaagagcaaaaagtctccTCAGTTATGTTGACCCAATTTCCTCCTCTTTCCATATCAGAAGCAAaccacagaacagaaacaagagaTGGTAGCCAAATTCAGGGAACTGCACACTTTTCTGGAGGAACAAGAGAAACGTCTGCTGGCCCAGATGGAAGAGGTGGAGAAGGAGGTGGCAAAAAACCGGGATCAGCACCTGGTTGAGTTGTCTGAGGCCCTCTCCTCTCTGGACAGCCTCATGCAGGAGATGGAGGAGAAGTGTCAGCAGCCGGCCACTGAACTCCTGCAGGTAAGAGGGTGGCAGGAACAGGAAAAGGCCGGCCCCAAACCCTTTCTGAGCCTCCTTCGCTTGGAAGAAAGCAAATGACTCCCGCTTCTGTTGCTGGCAAGTTTTCTTCTCTGTCCAGGGCTCTCCCTTCTACCCCGTTTCATCTCCACCTAGGAGCAGACTGAAAAAACCTACATAGTGGCCCTTTGAAACTCCACCGCCTGGAAATACAGCTGCCTCCAGAACCCTGTGGCTTTCCCTGATGGGCTGAGGCCGCTTCGCTTCCCTCTTGGATGCAGAAGTGTGCTTGAGTGTCAACGGACAGTATAGGGAACTACCCACAAGTTAAACCAGCAAACAGGAATGAGGGTCATAGGCAAGCAAGTTTTAAAAGGCGGATGGGAGTGTAGCTTATACTGGTGGCATGCAGATGGGTAAAAATGTACACACACAACAGCATCCACAAGTGGTAGAGAAATGGCATCCTCGTTGCGGGCACTAGTGTGCTTGCTGCTGCCAATCTGTTACATCACTGTAGATACAAGACCCCCACTTCCCCTGCTGTGCCCTGTTATAATGCTGAAAAGAAAAGGGCTAAAAGATAACACTTTGGCTTTTCTCCAGTCAGTCCCTGTATCCACCATCTCCCccccttgcgcccccccccccatcagagggCTTTTCTTAGTTTTTGGTGAAAAGGCTACGTTTGGATTTTTTCAGCATTGTAACGTTATAATGATCTATTGTATTAATTcctaacttttattttaaaagaacacaTTTCCAGCTATGCCCCTGCAAAAACAAGgactaaattatttatttagaaaagatGTGGGGATCAGCATGTTGTTACAATGAtattgtgatatatatatatatattaagtcTGGGAAATGAAATCCAGTGTCAAGAAAGGAAATAACAGtgagtctctctctgtctctgtctctgtgccTTTTCTCTTTAGGATGCCAGAAGCACCTTGCTAAGGTAAGTGGATTTTTCTCATTGATGTTTTAATGCTGAGAGACGTCTCAGAAGCCTGTGAAAAATGTGGTCCTTTAGGATTGTGACTGAGGGCAAAATCAGGAGTAATTAAAAGTGTGGATCTCCATCCATCTCTCAGAGGCAAACACCTTATGGACAGAGGCTTGTCAAAGGAAATTGGGAAGTAAAATAGCATTGGAAGTGGGTCTGTGTTGACACCTAGCCGTGCATCTCTAGAAGAGGGGTCCCCTACATCTTTGAGGCTGCAGGTACCTTTGGTATTTTGCCATAGTGTGGTGGacagagccacaaaatggctgacacagaatGGGTGCTACAGTAGGCAAAGCCACCCTCAAAATGGGTATTGCACTTTAGCTTCAGTTACACAGAGAAGATTCTTgtgttgtggtagcagctgcttccaaagctcCAGGAAATACAGTGTTTGAGTCTCCTCAGCTACATTCATTCTACAAAAGGGCAGCGTGGAAGGTTCATTTGACCAGAATAAAGCCTTCATTGTAATTAggggtggctgggggtgggggggacagtaGAGGTGAACCCGGTGATGACTGCCCAACTCAATTTGAGGTGGTCCGTGTGTTAAGGGGACAATGGTGAGGCCAGACCCAAGGAAGGCTGTGTTGGCAGGTGTGTGCAgattagaaatcaaataaataaatgggttctcTTTTATTTCTTAACAGTCATTcctcacagctgctgtgtggttttgggGGTCTCAAGAGCTACAGCGCAGTGGATGTTTCTTTCCAAAGAGCCTCCCATCTTTCTCAGCTATCAGCTTCAGCCTCTGTCTCCAGGCGCTCTGCCAGTTTTTCCTCTGTTTCTCTGATCCACTTGGGGGGGATTTTGAACTTGACGGATGGAATCTTGACTTTTCTCCAGGTATGAAGAAAAGGAGGCTTTTAAGAATCCAGTTTTTCCTCTTTCACTGACGTGGCGCGTTTTGGACTGCTCAGATTTAAATCACTTTTTGGAGGGCATCAAGAGGCAACTCAAAGGTAAGGAACTTGAGAACGCaagaaaagtcctgctggatcagaccaggtaTCAAGACCCACTTGACCCTACAATGAAAACACTTGTGAAAATGCAAAGGTCTCTTTATTGCAGGCAAAAAGGTGAATCAAGAACAGTTGGAAAGAAAGCACTGCCAGAGAAGCAGTGCTTTCCAGAATATAATCAACACTCCTTTCCCCATCCCTGGGAGCAAAAGACACAGTTATGAGAACTGAAGGCATTTGGCCTTGACGAGGCCTGCTTCAGGGACAGGGAGATAAGACACCTGGCAACAAGCAAGCATGGAAATTCACACAGAGCATACaggtcccccacccccttcacagGCCTACTTCACACCAGGGCCTCTCAGGTCCAGCAATCTGTTCACTCAGTGtccaaccaggtgcctctaggaagcccacaagcagaacaaatgcagcagcagcattatCTTGCCTCAGCACCAAATATAACAGGCCTGCTCCTGTGATGCTGGAGATAATAGGTGTGCCTCATGACTAGTATCCATTTGACTCATGGCCTTGGATAGTCTtctcctccatgaacatgtccactccCTTCtcaaagccttccaagttggcagccatcaccacctcctgggacAGCGACTTCCACGATTTAACTATGTGtcgtgtgaagaaatacttccttttgtctgtttggaATCTCTCACCTTCAGCAGATGACATCCCATTCTAATctcaaaagaaagggagaaaagcttCTCTGCTTGAGTATGTTGTAGCTGAGCCCGCAGAGTCATCTCCAGGgggctatatcagtgatggcgaaccttttagagaccgagtgcctaaactgcaacccaaaacccacttatttatcgtaaagtgccaacacggcaatttaacctgaatactgaggttttagtttagaaaaaacaactcatacattaacaccttttgtcttaaaaggcagGGCGGGGATTGGAGCGCAGCAtcagggaggagggatgtgggtggcgatccccccccccccatgactgaaTGGCAGCCACCCGGGACATTTGTTCcaatgtccctgtggcagcttcGCCTTTGGCTGGAGTGACGGTGCgcgttcccacagagagggctctgagtgctgcctctggcacccgtgccataggttcgctaccactgggcTATATCATgacaccttccctccccaagagAAAAACAGACAATATTGTTCGCTGATGTTTTTGTCACAAGATTTGCGATAGGCACAAGGGCCTGCTGTTCACCTTCGGTTCCTTTGCTTCCGCAGACTCTTTTGATTCTGGACTTCTCCTGCAGAAAGGTATGCTTTTCTTCATATACCAATCAATGGTTTCTTAAGTAAAACTTCACCTTATGATGTGTGCTCGTCCACTTGGTGTTTTTCCAAGAGAGAACATGTATGCTCTGGTTTCATTCCTCATCTTTCCATTCTTGCCACAGGCAGTCCCTTTTGTTCTGAGGAGGAGGTCTGTCAGGGTGAAAGAGGAGGTGAACTCTGAGGGGATAAACTGCCTCCTTCcacctccctgccaccattttgggAGGATGGTTGGTGGGCATCGTCCCTTGAGGGCCTTTCAGAACCTTCCCAGTGAGAGAcacagaccaggttgggaatccCATTTCTCTGAGTGGATTTTCCTACCCGCTTTCCAGGTTTCCCTCATTTTCAAGGTGCTATAAATTGTGTGTTGGATATACCAGTTTACAAGGGAAAAGTTTCAGTATGGAATAGACAGGCATTATGGAATAGGCAGACATCCAGCAGGCCATAGTGCACCAATTGCTCACACATAATTTGTTCTGCTGCATTTTTGCTGTTACTCAGATGTACTTTTCTGgcctgttacccaaaatggtgggacacaaggccctctttggttggggaaatttgttgcagagcacaaggtcacttagcatTGCTGTGGAGCATTGTGtaacttgagagagagagagagagagagagagagagagagagagagagagattgcctaTGTTGAGggcttcagctcaccataagaaaccagcagagaacatggttttattgggaaaataacaaatggaataaaattaaatctcactcacaatcactcaattactgggataaaaaacacatacatacaagggtttcctaggatataatttagaggtgaaagacagagagaagggatgggatatcaaagattatattaccatttttgtagtggatgtccaggaaacagagtccTAATAaccagcactaggctctggatgatcagcacgGATGGAACAATATTAAACACCATGgcggtgtgataatattgaacaactaactggggtctgagacatgtcttgggccaaggaaatccttttcagaaaggatttttccagctgttccaaggtgaggtaatggtcttgagtgtcagatcacatgacctgatggctgacccattatcttaatgggttttgctggttgttggacaaaacaggtaacgacccttaatgggCATTGCAAcataagatggtcacaaggaggatgaGTCACAGGGATacttgagtagattaagagacCAATACAAAATAACCGGTCTTGCCCAGGCTatgctgttttccatattcaaatgttatttcctgagtatgggccaggcatgaagttgtgggggtgtgtgtgtgtgggggggtggggggtggaatcttgaggcattcttgccagacacagtcccaatatggagtttctgaaacagactcctacatttcagggcactgttatgccaggtcttacagggcagcattccaggagaaagaccactCTCTCACCCTCTGCAGTGCTACAGGCCTTAGGTTGGCTACAGGCCAGGAGACATAATGAAGGCAGATGTTTCCTAGCACTGCGAACTGGACTGGGGAGCTTCCATTTGCCTCAATCATGTTGTATGCAGATCAAATGCTTGCTTAGTTCTGTTTTGCTCCCAGTATGTGTACCTGGTTGTCTAAGGTGCCTTCATTAAAAAGTAAATCTCTAGACCTTTCTGTTGTGACAATATACAGGGGAAGGCATCAATATAGTGATATGGTATGACTGGTTTTTCTTAATTTCCAAACCCTGGTGGCCCAGTGAAGCGGGGTGGGTACTTCTGGAGGTCTGAAAGAGGGACATTGCAGGAAAACCTGCCAAGCAGACATCCCATTGTTACTATGCTTTATCAGTAGCCACACCAgcagcaattaagaacataagaacataagaactagcctgctggatcagaccagagtccatctagtccagcactctgctacttgcagtggaccaccaggtgcctttgggagctcacgtgcaggaggtgaaagcaatggccttctgctgctgctgctcctgagcacctggtctgctaaggcatttgtaatctcagatcaaggaggatcaagattggtagccatagatcgacttctcctccataaatccgtccaagccctttttaaagctatccaggttagtggccatcaccacctcctgtggcagcatattccaaacaccaatcacacattgtgtgaagaagtgtttccttttattagtcctaattcttccccccagcattttcaatgaatgccccctggttctagtattgtgagaaagagagaaaaatttctctctgtcaattaAACCACACAAGCCCATCCCTGTGAGGAAACCACTACTGAAGACACAGAGATTGTCTCTCCAAAAGACTCAGAGATTGTCAAGGGAATCGAAATCCTGTTCTGTCTTCCTTCCCCCAAGTTACCTTTGCTGTGAAGCACAGAAACTGTTAACGGGGTGTTTTTGATTCAAGGTGTTCTGGGAGACACCTTGAATGAAAGGATTTCTTAGGACAAATAACTGAAGGTTGGAATGAGCAGTCATGTCATTCTTGTGGTACAGGAATACCCGCAAACAAGACAAAATTCATGAAATATCTacattattatttaaattggCACAAAATATTGTGTAAGCTTTCAAGCACACTCAGCTGTATTTTACAATTGTTCAAAATCCAGAAGGGTGAAAGGGCAGTTCTTTAGGCTGTGGTGGAAAAGGTCTGATCTCGCAGGCATCCTCTAAGGGTGCAGGGAGGCCTTTACCTTCACTTTGTGGCTGACGTGATATTCGTTTGCAGCACATTCTTTGAGAAGTCATATTCAGTCCAGTCTGATCTTCAGTGTCAGTAAGAgtcaaattcagttttgagataTGTCTCAGATCAGGAGTAAGAGCCACAACCGGTTCAACCCCTTCTGTgcctctgctctttttcctgagatTCGGGTGTTTGTGTAAATGCTCTTTCCCGTGTAGATTTCTTTCCAAAAAATATCCAAGATTCTTGTCTCTCTGAAGGTTAACTGCTTGGGATAGGAGA of Sphaerodactylus townsendi isolate TG3544 linkage group LG03, MPM_Stown_v2.3, whole genome shotgun sequence contains these proteins:
- the LOC125428892 gene encoding E3 ubiquitin-protein ligase TRIM39-like; this translates as MAAGSAVKDLCEEATCSICLDFFRDPVILTECGHNFCRACLTHSWGDLQGAAEASCPQCRGRAQGGTLRPNLQLANFVEIAKRLSLQEGKEAGVKGGEEKGGICEKHREPLRFFCQEDEAPVCLVCGISKEHRDQEAVVADRKGRVCQKHQEPLKLFCKDDEALICVVCDRSKEHRDHETLPLDEASQEYKDRFRACLEKLKEERKRVVVCKAGVVRKSQNLLKQTTEQKQEMVAKFRELHTFLEEQEKRLLAQMEEVEKEVAKNRDQHLVELSEALSSLDSLMQEMEEKCQQPATELLQDARSTLLRYEEKEAFKNPVFPLSLTWRVLDCSDLNHFLEGIKRQLKDSFDSGLLLQKANVTLDPDTAHQELILCEDRKSIRDGEKSQTLLDNPERFDVYGAVLGCEGFTGGRHFWEVLVGSKGEWAVGVARKSVRRKGADIFSPEQGIWELGKWGGQYRIAIEDNNLLLSLNAKPKRIRVCLNYDGGRVAFFDADQAVLIYEFSGASFSGETLLPFFWVNKNGHLKLSS